A segment of the Phycisphaerales bacterium AB-hyl4 genome:
CCAAACCCCCCGCTTCCGCGGGGGGCTATTGCGCATGACGCACGAGGATTTAGCGTGATCCGTATCACTCGTCATCCTTCCGCGTCCGCGGCGGCTCTTCCGCATCCGTCTCGCTCTCACCATCCCCGTCATTCTCCCCGTCACCTTCACCGTCACCGTCGCCGCCTTCCGCCTCATCCCGCTCCACCGGCGACACCACCACCGTCCGCGCCACCAGGTCCCCCAGCCGCTGACGGTAAGGGCCGAGCACCAGCAAAATCAGCAACGGCCACGCCACCAGGTCAAAGCTCTTGAGCACGTTCCGCACCAGCAACTGCCAGACCCGTGGCCGTTTGCCATGCAGATCGCTCACACGCAGCCCGAAAATCACCTTCCCCACCGTCCGCCGCATCAACAGCTCCGCGAACGTCGTGTACAGCACGAACAGCACCACCACCAGCACGCCCGGCTCGATCGCCTGCCAGCTCGCCGCAGCGCCACTGCCGGGCCAACGCATCATCATCTCCGGCAGCGTCAGCCCATACGTCGTCATCACCAGTACCACCGCCGGCAGCAGGTCCAGCCCCGCCGCCATGAACCGCCGACCCAACGCACCCAGTTCCAGCGTATTTGGCAGCGATAGCTGGTTCGCCGCTGCATCGCGCCGCCAGAACAGCAGCATCAGCATCACCGCCGACACCAGCACGCCGACCATGATGTAATAGTCTGCGGTGCTCCCGATCCCCGCCGGCTCCCGCCAGCGCAACTCCTTCATGGTCGTGCCCACGCTGCCCTGCAGGTCCAGCGACGTCCACCGCCACAACGGCTCCACGCCCGGCAGCGGCTCTTCGCCCTCCACCCGCGTCGCCCGCGTGTGCTGACCCACCAGCCACACGGCCCCCTCAACCCCCGCCACATCCCACGCCAGTTGTCGCCCCGGCAGTTCCATCGCACCGATCGGCCGAACCCGACCATGACGCAACACCGCCGCTTCCACACGCAACGCCGACGCGTCCGCCTCAACGTCCGCCTCTTCCGCTTCACCGGCGTCCGCGTCCACCGTCGGCGAGGTCTGCCACGCGACGACAAGATGCCCGTCCACCGCCACCGCCGACCATCGCTCGCTCACCGGCACGTCGTAATGACGCGACTGCCAGGCCTGTTCCTCTTCATCCCACCCGTACACATCCAGCCCGCCATCCGCCGCCACCACCAGCCGCGGCGAAGCGCCCGCCGTCGTCACCAGCCGAACGTCGCCGTCGCTCGGCCAATCGCTCGGCAGGGGCGTCACCACCCACCGACCCGCCCGCAGACGCAGCAGCCGATCCAACCCCGTCGCCTCGTTCGCTTCGTCCGCTGCCGCCGGCACCGCGTCTGCGTCCGCATCCGCATCCGCGTTCGCGCCCGCATTCGCGTCCGCTTCCCCAACCGCATCAACGTCACCTTCCGCCGCATCGTCGACCGCGTCGGCAGCATCCCCGTCCGCCGCCTCATCATCCGCCTCCGCCTCCGGCTCAACCATCGGCGTCCGACGCAGGTTTGGCGGCAACCCCAATTGAAGGTTCCGCAGCATCTCCCGCTCGCTCAGCCCCGACGCGCCCGGCCGATCTGCGCCTGGCGAATCCAACCGCCGCGCCGCGTCCGCATCCGCCGCCCGCACCAGCGCCCAGGGCCCACCGCGACCCACACCAAACCCGCGCAGCGTCACATCCCGCGGCAGGCTCGGCCCCGGCCGGGCGGTATAACGCCAATGTTGCTCAACGCCCGCCCGCTGCCCGTCAAACCGCTGCAGCGTACCATTCGTGTAAATCACATAAACCGTCTGCCCCCGCGCCGCCACGCCGCCCGGCGATACCGTTCGACTGACCTCACGCACCTGCCCCAGCACGCCCGGGCTATCGCCAGGCCCGTGATGCGCAATCAGCGTCCCCGCCTCATCATCCCAGGGCTGCGCAATCCAGACATGCCGACCCTCCGCCGCCACGGACACCGCCCACGCCGCCGCTTCGCCGCCGCACATCAGCGCCGCCATCGCTGCCCAGATGACAAACATTCGCATCATGCCGCACAACTTACTTCACCCAGCCCTCGCCTGCCCAGACCCCGCGCCCCCGCCTGCCCCCAACGCGCACGTAAAAGCCCCGGCATAACGCCGACTCGACAACACGCTCAATTGACCAAAACGATTTATGAAGACTTGGCCGGCTCGGCCTCCTGGTCAGCAGGCGCCGGGCTCGGCTGCTGCTGCTGCGGAGGCTGCTGCTGCGGCGCCGAAGGCTTCTTCTCCTTCGGCTTGCTGGCCTGCGGCTTGGATTGCTGGTGGCTCTTGCGGTCCGGCGCGAGCACCATCGTCATGCGTCGGCCCATCATGCGCGGCGCTGCCTCGATCTTCGCGATGTCCGACAGACCCTGGTAAATCGACTGCATCGAACGCAGCCCAAGGTCCTGGTGCGCCATCTGGCGACCACGGAACAGCATCGTGAACTGCACCTTGTCGCCGTCGTCCAGAAACTCGCGAGCCTTGTTCGTCTTGATTTCCAAGTCGTGCTCGTCCGTGCCCGGGCGCAGGCGGATGCCTTTAAGCTCACTTTGCTTCGCGTGAGACTTGGCCTTCTGCTCTTTCTTGCGCTGCTGGTACTTCCACTTGCCGTAGTCCATGATTCGGCAGACCGGCGGCCGGGCCTGCGGAGCGACTTCAACAAGATCAAGCCCGGCAGTGCGCGCACGCTGCTTGGCTTCGTCGGTTTCCACGACGCCAACCTGTTCGTTGTTCTCGTCGATGAGCCGGACGGGAGAAAGGCGGATCATGTCGTTCACGCGAAGGCTCTTGCCGGTCTCGCGTGGCTTTGGCCGAAAACGTCCCCTAGCGATGGTGAAATCTCCATTAACTGGGTCAGAAACAAAAAAATACCGCCACCACGCAACAGGCCGGCCTCGCCACACCCACCCCCTTATGA
Coding sequences within it:
- a CDS encoding RDD family protein, with product MMRMFVIWAAMAALMCGGEAAAWAVSVAAEGRHVWIAQPWDDEAGTLIAHHGPGDSPGVLGQVREVSRTVSPGGVAARGQTVYVIYTNGTLQRFDGQRAGVEQHWRYTARPGPSLPRDVTLRGFGVGRGGPWALVRAADADAARRLDSPGADRPGASGLSEREMLRNLQLGLPPNLRRTPMVEPEAEADDEAADGDAADAVDDAAEGDVDAVGEADANAGANADADADADAVPAAADEANEATGLDRLLRLRAGRWVVTPLPSDWPSDGDVRLVTTAGASPRLVVAADGGLDVYGWDEEEQAWQSRHYDVPVSERWSAVAVDGHLVVAWQTSPTVDADAGEAEEADVEADASALRVEAAVLRHGRVRPIGAMELPGRQLAWDVAGVEGAVWLVGQHTRATRVEGEEPLPGVEPLWRWTSLDLQGSVGTTMKELRWREPAGIGSTADYYIMVGVLVSAVMLMLLFWRRDAAANQLSLPNTLELGALGRRFMAAGLDLLPAVVLVMTTYGLTLPEMMMRWPGSGAAASWQAIEPGVLVVVLFVLYTTFAELLMRRTVGKVIFGLRVSDLHGKRPRVWQLLVRNVLKSFDLVAWPLLILLVLGPYRQRLGDLVARTVVVSPVERDEAEGGDGDGEGDGENDGDGESETDAEEPPRTRKDDE
- the infC gene encoding translation initiation factor IF-3, with translation MNDMIRLSPVRLIDENNEQVGVVETDEAKQRARTAGLDLVEVAPQARPPVCRIMDYGKWKYQQRKKEQKAKSHAKQSELKGIRLRPGTDEHDLEIKTNKAREFLDDGDKVQFTMLFRGRQMAHQDLGLRSMQSIYQGLSDIAKIEAAPRMMGRRMTMVLAPDRKSHQQSKPQASKPKEKKPSAPQQQPPQQQQPSPAPADQEAEPAKSS